A single region of the Nocardioides ochotonae genome encodes:
- a CDS encoding sigma-70 family RNA polymerase sigma factor → MATRTATAGTREIEGRDSVGLYLDEIARNPLLDAAAEVELSKTIEAGLMAEQLLREGRVGRRKGGAPMSATREELEWLAEEGRRAVDTFITANLRLVVSIARKYGRAQMPMLDLIQEGNTGLIRAVEKFDYTKGYKFSTYATWWVRQAITRGIAQQARVVRLPVHVVEELNQVGGARRTLERQLGRDPEPAEIAQELGMDVERVLDLMAWGREHVSLDSPVDEDGDTSLGDLMAQETSPGPDLTVLDVESRERLNSLVGHLDDRAADIIRSRYGLVDGRQHKLADIGTKHGISAERVRQLEREALQKLRRIADPDLAA, encoded by the coding sequence ATGGCTACACGAACCGCGACGGCAGGGACACGCGAGATCGAGGGCCGCGACAGCGTCGGCCTCTACCTCGACGAGATCGCGCGGAACCCCTTGCTCGATGCGGCCGCCGAGGTCGAGCTCTCCAAGACGATCGAGGCCGGCCTGATGGCCGAGCAGCTGCTGCGCGAGGGCCGCGTGGGTCGCCGCAAGGGCGGCGCCCCGATGTCCGCCACCCGCGAGGAGCTGGAGTGGCTGGCCGAGGAGGGCCGACGCGCCGTCGACACCTTCATCACCGCCAACCTGCGCCTGGTGGTCTCCATCGCCCGCAAGTATGGCCGCGCCCAGATGCCGATGCTCGACCTGATCCAGGAGGGCAACACCGGCCTGATCCGGGCGGTCGAGAAGTTCGACTACACCAAGGGCTACAAGTTCTCCACCTACGCGACCTGGTGGGTGCGCCAGGCGATCACCCGCGGCATCGCCCAGCAGGCCCGCGTCGTACGACTGCCCGTGCACGTGGTCGAGGAGCTCAACCAGGTCGGCGGCGCCCGCCGCACCTTGGAGCGCCAGCTCGGCCGCGACCCCGAGCCGGCTGAGATCGCCCAGGAGCTGGGCATGGACGTCGAGCGGGTGCTGGACCTGATGGCCTGGGGCCGCGAGCACGTCAGCCTCGACTCCCCCGTCGATGAGGACGGCGACACCTCGCTGGGCGACCTGATGGCCCAGGAGACCTCGCCGGGCCCGGACCTCACGGTCCTCGACGTCGAGTCGCGCGAGCGGCTCAACAGCCTGGTCGGCCACCTCGACGACCGCGCCGCCGACATCATCCGCTCGCGCTACGGTCTGGTCGACGGACGCCAGCACAAGCTCGCCGACATCGGCACCAAGCACGGCATCTCCGCCGAGCGGGTCCGCCAGCTCGAGCGGGAGGCGCTGCAGAAGCTGCGCCGCATCGCCGACCCCGACCTGGCGGCCTGA
- the coaE gene encoding dephospho-CoA kinase: MRVGLTGGIASGKSTVAAMLEELGAVIIDGDKLAREVVERGTPGLAAVVEAFGEELLTPEGDLDRPALGKVVFGDEAKRRVLEGIVHPLVFERYAALEASAPEGALVVHDIPLLAESGRADTFDAVLVVDVPVETQVERLVRDRGMERADAAARIAAQATREQRLAIATHVLENTGTREQLRDRVHEVVAELRGAADRL, translated from the coding sequence ATGCGTGTGGGACTCACCGGCGGGATCGCCTCGGGCAAGAGCACTGTCGCGGCGATGCTGGAGGAGCTCGGCGCGGTCATCATCGACGGCGACAAGCTGGCCCGCGAGGTGGTCGAGCGCGGCACGCCCGGTCTGGCGGCGGTCGTCGAGGCCTTCGGCGAGGAGCTGTTGACCCCCGAGGGCGACCTGGACCGGCCCGCGCTCGGCAAGGTGGTCTTCGGCGACGAGGCGAAGCGCCGGGTCCTCGAGGGGATCGTGCACCCGCTGGTCTTCGAGCGGTACGCCGCTCTCGAGGCCTCCGCCCCCGAGGGCGCCCTGGTGGTGCACGACATCCCGCTGCTGGCCGAGTCCGGGCGGGCGGACACCTTCGACGCCGTACTCGTCGTGGACGTGCCGGTCGAGACCCAGGTCGAGCGGCTGGTCCGCGACCGGGGCATGGAACGCGCGGACGCCGCGGCCCGCATCGCCGCCCAGGCCACCCGCGAGCAGCGCCTCGCCATCGCCACCCACGTGCTGGAGAACACCGGCACCCGCGAGCAGCTGCGCGACCGGGTGCACGAGGTGGTCGCGGAGCTCCGCGGCGCGGCGGACCGGCTGTAA